TTGGAGCGGCTCGTTTAGCTGGCCTTCTGTGGCAAGGCGGTCGAGTTCTAACGCAACCATCGCATTGTTCAATAGTTCGCGCTTATGCAGTACTTCTTGCGTCTCCATTTCGCACTCTTCGATTGTTAAGTTAGGGACGTATTTTGTTTGTAAGTTATAAGTGATATGCGCAATTTCATGATAAGTAATCCCTTTTGCGGCTAAGGCTTGAATGACGAACTCATACGCAGCCTTATCAGGATATTTAAACGTTGGTTTTTCCATAGTTACCCTCCAGAAATAAACAATTTGAGTAGGTTAGTTATTTAACCTAGTAAGTCCATTATAACGAGATGAGTGGCTAAAGAATATGATTTGGGTTCAATATTCGTTGGTGCGGGTTAAAAAGGCGATTGTTGAAAACGATGACTGGTTATTTTAATTGAAACGCGTAAAATAAGACTGTTAAACATAATGAAGGGTAAGATAATTTTGATGAAACGTTGGCGAACGGTGATTCAATTGTTATTGATTGTTTTTGTTATCGGTGCGGCTGTGATTTTAGTTGGGGCCCGGAATCATGATACCAAGATTACGAAAGTAACGAGTCAATTGACACCGCGTTCTGCACGAATATTAAAGAATCAATATGACCAGTCAAAGACAGCGACGGTCTTTTTACATGGCTACAATGGTGGGGCGTATTCGACGAACTATCTGATTCGTAAAGCCGAAAAAGCGGGGGCTGCCCAAAAAGCGTTAGTGGTGCACGTGTACAAGAATGGTGTGATGGCCTTTAAGGGTTATTGGCAAAAGTCAATCAAGAATCCGATGGTTCAAGTTGTTTTTCAAGATAATCACGCCTCACAAAAAGCCCAGATCTATTGGTTACACCAAGTCTTAGTCCAACTAAAAGCGAAGTATGGCGTCAAAGCTTATAATGCGGTTGGTCATTCCCTCGGGGCCAATGATATTGTCAATCAGGCATTGAAGTATGGGCATGACAAACGCTTACCAACGTTGAATAAAATCGTGACGATTGGCGGACCGTTCGATGGCCTGACCGGGTTTCTGAGCACGCAGACGGAAGCAACGGTCCGGCGCTTGGATGTTAAACCAAGTCGTTTCACGAAGCATTTTTCAGAAATGCTCAAGTATCGCCACAATTTTCCAGACAACGTGAAACTACTCAATGTCTATGGAGATACAAACACGGGGTATAACAATGATGGTTTTGTGGGTGTCGCTTCAGCGCGCTCAATTCGGTACTTGTTGCGCGGAAAATTAGCACAGTATCAAGAAGCTTTCTACAGTGGGGAACAGGCGGCGCATTGCGCGTTGAATCAGAATCCAAGTGTCGCTCACAAGATGATTGCCTTTTT
This Lactiplantibacillus plantarum DNA region includes the following protein-coding sequences:
- a CDS encoding phosphatidylglycerophosphatase A family protein, giving the protein MEKPTFKYPDKAAYEFVIQALAAKGITYHEIAHITYNLQTKYVPNLTIEECEMETQEVLHKRELLNNAMVALELDRLATEGQLNEPLQSIIASDAGVFGVDEGLALNMANIYGTIGVTNYGYVDKVKEGVIKKLDTDKSGVVNTFIDDLVGAIAAAVAAKIAHKYA
- a CDS encoding alpha/beta hydrolase — encoded protein: MKGKIILMKRWRTVIQLLLIVFVIGAAVILVGARNHDTKITKVTSQLTPRSARILKNQYDQSKTATVFLHGYNGGAYSTNYLIRKAEKAGAAQKALVVHVYKNGVMAFKGYWQKSIKNPMVQVVFQDNHASQKAQIYWLHQVLVQLKAKYGVKAYNAVGHSLGANDIVNQALKYGHDKRLPTLNKIVTIGGPFDGLTGFLSTQTEATVRRLDVKPSRFTKHFSEMLKYRHNFPDNVKLLNVYGDTNTGYNNDGFVGVASARSIRYLLRGKLAQYQEAFYSGEQAAHCALNQNPSVAHKMIAFLW